One stretch of Euphorbia lathyris chromosome 7, ddEupLath1.1, whole genome shotgun sequence DNA includes these proteins:
- the LOC136235537 gene encoding rho GTPase-activating protein REN1-like isoform X4, whose amino-acid sequence MTINKAANTESSQGDVGAPRTPPGHPPQGPYENVRYRTGNTVLKSGPLFISSKGIGWTSWKKRWFILTRTSLVFFRSDPSVVPQRGSEVNLTLGGIDLNNSGSVVVKADKRLLTVLFPDGRDGRAFTLKAETSDDLYEWKTALENALSQAPSSALTMGQNGILKNDQTDSADAPFEQSKDKVPAKGLVLGRPVLLALEDVDGSPSFLEKALRFIEEYGIKVEGILRQAAAVDDVEHRIREFEQGKTEFSSTEDAHVIADCVKYFLRELPSSPVPASCCNALLEAFRRDRSNRVNNMRVAILETFPEPNRRLLERILLMMQLVASHKSENRMSTSAVAACMAPLLLRPLLAGECEIENDFDMGGDGSIQLLQAAAAANHAQAIVITLLEEYDKIFGIVQEAVMSPGLYSDSEECESEDEEVTDDDESYEDDDQDDVYTDDDLNDASTGTVSDDDHLLEDKMQGGDDLRSLSKPPKVANDSKFGELSNSVQTSLPSPHHVARDKNFLGQSKNNLTMQTIESDEIISDNEQTGDPSACIQKNRSMSNGPVHEIRSPTHWGRLPAKKNLSLGSVDFSSGDEDEIAKLEATKTELQQRISEEVKGNEALQTSLGQKKKVLHERRLVLEQDVARLQEELQRERDKRAVLERGLSKSDGPVPPGVDEKIMAEVDEINHMEADVTNLEQKVDDLNLQLNQQREQNNSSSHEQSKHPSQNQQPDPAPNSDSKSSTNSRSSTNSKRSSLRSEGVNSTASALSKLTTRLNFLKERRVQLSTAPTVGSPVHRGSDTGQAPRTADKSQGPEVRVVQNSDRGRGSEGSRSDKGLRTEGQSHKN is encoded by the exons ATGACCATTAATAAAGCCGCTAACACAGAATCGTCTCAG GGAGATGTCGGTGCTCCTCGAACTCCTCCAGGTCATCCGCCTCAGGGACCGTACGAAAATGTTCGTTATCGTACTGGAAATAcg GTTTTAAAGAGCGGGCCACTTTTTATATCATCTAAAG GAATCGGATGGACTTCATGGAAGAAAAGGTGGTTTATTCTAACCCGAACATCACTTGTTTTCTTCAGAAGTGATCCT AGTGTCGTTCCTCAAAGAGGGAGTGAAGTAAACTTAACCCTTGGTGGTATTGACCTCAACAATTCAGGCAG TGTGGTTGTAAAGGCAGACAAAAGACTCTTGACTGTTCTCTTTCCTGATGGTCGGGATGGCCGAGCTTTCACTCTAAAG GCTGAAACGTCAGACGATTTATATGAGTGGAAGACTGCCCTTGAGAATGCTCTATCGCAAGCACCAAGTTCTGCACTCACGATGGGGCAAAATGGTATCTTGAAGAATGACCAAACTGATAGTGCTGATGCTCCTTTCGAACAGT CAAAGGACAAAGTGCCCGCGAAAGGTTTGGTCCTCGGCAGGCCAGTTTTGCTTGCTCTAGAAGATGTTGATGGATCTCCTTCTTTTCTAGAAAAGGCTCTTAGATTTATAGAAGAGTACG GAATCAAGGTAGAAGGAATCTTGCGACAAGCTGCAGCTGTTGATGATGTTGAGCATCGAATTCGAGAATTTGAACAGG GAAAAACAGAGTTTTCGTCAACTGAAGATGCACACGTGATCGCTGATTGTGTCAAG TATTTCTTGCGGGAGTTGCCATCTTCTCCTGTCCCTGCATCTTGCTGCAATGCACTTCTAGAAGCATTTC GAAGAGATCGTAGCAATCGAGTTAATAACATGCGAGTGGCAATATTGGAAACTTTCCCTGAGCCAAACCGTCGATTATTGGAAAG AATTCTATTGATGATGCAACTTGTGGCTTCTCACAAATCTGAGAACCGAATGAGCACGTCAGCTGTTGCTGCTTGTATGGCACCCCTACTTCTTCGTCCCCTTTTAGCTGGTGAAtgtgaaattgaaaatgattttGATATGGGAGGTGATGGTTCCATTCAACTTCTGCAAGCAGCCGCTGCAGCTAATCATGCTCAAGCCATTGTGATAACCTTATTGGAGGAGTATGACAAGATATTTGGT ATTGTCCAGGAAGCTGTCATGTCCCCTGGACTATACTCTGATTCAGAAGAATGTGAAAGTGAGGATGAGGAGGTAACAGATGATGATGAGTCCTACGAAGACGATGATCAGGATGATGTGTACACTGATGATGATCTCAACGATGCATCAACTGGAACTGTGAGTGATGATGATCATCTTCTTGAAGATAAG ATGCAGGGTGGCGATGATCTTAGATCTCTTTCCAAGCCCCCTAAAGTAGCTAATGATTCTAAATTTGGGGAGTTGTCAAATTCAGTTCAAACTTCATTACCTTCACCCCATCATGTAGCAAGGGATAAGAATTTCCTGGGACAAAGTAAGAATAATTTGACAATGCAAACAATTGAGTCTGATGAAATTATATCGGACAATGAGCAAACTGGGGATCCATCTGCATGCATTCAAAAAAATAGGAGCATGTCCAATGGACCTGTGCATGAAATTAGGTCTCCAACCCATTGGGGACGTTTGCCT GCAAAGAAGAACCTTTCTTTGGGATCTGTTGATTTTTCGTCCGGTGATGA AGATGAAATTGCAAAGCTGGAGGCAACAAAAACTGAATTACAACAAAGAATTTCTGAAGAG GTTAAAGGTAACGAAGCTCTGCAAACCAGCTTGGGACAAAAAAAGAAAGTGCTGCATGAGCGACGTCTAGTACTTGAGCAAGAT GTAGCAAGACTTCAGGAAGAGCTGCAAAGGGAGAGAGATAAGAGAGCTGTTCTGGAAAGGGGACTTAGCAAATCTGATGGACCTGTTCCTCCTGGAGTTGATGAAAAA ATTATGGCCGAGGTTGATGAAATAAATCATATGGAGGCAGATGTAACCAATTTGGAGCAGAAGGTTGATGATCTTAATTTGCAGTTGAATCAACAGCGAGAGCAAAATAACAGCTCCTCCCATGAACAAAGCAAGCATCCATCTCAAAACCAGCAGCCAGATCCAGCGCCTAATAGCGACTCCAAAAGTTCAACCAACTCCAGAAGTTCAACGAATTCCAAGAGGTCTAGCTTAAGGAGTGAG GGAGTGAATTCTACTGCTTCTGCGCTGTCAAAGTTGACAACTCGACTCAATTTTCTGAAAGAGCGACGCGTGCAACTCAGTACAGCTCCGACGGTGGGAAGTCCTGTACATAGAGGATCAGACACTGGTCAGGCACCCCGAACAGCAGACAAGAGCCAAGGTCCTGAAGTTCGTGTAGTTCAAAATTCAGACAGAGGCAGAGGATCAGAAGGCTCTCGTTCTGACAAAGGGCTGAGGACAGAAGGTCAATCacataaaaattaa
- the LOC136235537 gene encoding rho GTPase-activating protein REN1-like isoform X9 has product MVLKSGPLFISSKGIGWTSWKKRWFILTRTSLVFFRSDPSVVPQRGSEVNLTLGGIDLNNSGSVVVKADKRLLTVLFPDGRDGRAFTLKAETSDDLYEWKTALENALSQAPSSALTMGQNGILKNDQTDSADAPFEQSKDKVPAKGLVLGRPVLLALEDVDGSPSFLEKALRFIEEYGIKVEGILRQAAAVDDVEHRIREFEQGKTEFSSTEDAHVIADCVKYFLRELPSSPVPASCCNALLEAFRKSVGRDRSNRVNNMRVAILETFPEPNRRLLERILLMMQLVASHKSENRMSTSAVAACMAPLLLRPLLAGECEIENDFDMGGDGSIQLLQAAAAANHAQAIVITLLEEYDKIFGIVQEAVMSPGLYSDSEECESEDEEVTDDDESYEDDDQDDVYTDDDLNDASTGTVSDDDHLLEDKMQGGDDLRSLSKPPKVANDSKFGELSNSVQTSLPSPHHVARDKNFLGQSKNNLTMQTIESDEIISDNEQTGDPSACIQKNRSMSNGPVHEIRSPTHWGRLPAKKNLSLGSVDFSSGDEDEIAKLEATKTELQQRISEEVKGNEALQTSLGQKKKVLHERRLVLEQDVARLQEELQRERDKRAVLERGLSKSDGPVPPGVDEKIMAEVDEINHMEADVTNLEQKVDDLNLQLNQQREQNNSSSHEQSKHPSQNQQPDPAPNSDSKSSTNSRSSTNSKRSSLRSEGVNSTASALSKLTTRLNFLKERRVQLSTAPTVGSPVHRGSDTGQAPRTADKSQGPEVRVVQNSDRGRGSEGSRSDKGLRTEGQSHKN; this is encoded by the exons ATG GTTTTAAAGAGCGGGCCACTTTTTATATCATCTAAAG GAATCGGATGGACTTCATGGAAGAAAAGGTGGTTTATTCTAACCCGAACATCACTTGTTTTCTTCAGAAGTGATCCT AGTGTCGTTCCTCAAAGAGGGAGTGAAGTAAACTTAACCCTTGGTGGTATTGACCTCAACAATTCAGGCAG TGTGGTTGTAAAGGCAGACAAAAGACTCTTGACTGTTCTCTTTCCTGATGGTCGGGATGGCCGAGCTTTCACTCTAAAG GCTGAAACGTCAGACGATTTATATGAGTGGAAGACTGCCCTTGAGAATGCTCTATCGCAAGCACCAAGTTCTGCACTCACGATGGGGCAAAATGGTATCTTGAAGAATGACCAAACTGATAGTGCTGATGCTCCTTTCGAACAGT CAAAGGACAAAGTGCCCGCGAAAGGTTTGGTCCTCGGCAGGCCAGTTTTGCTTGCTCTAGAAGATGTTGATGGATCTCCTTCTTTTCTAGAAAAGGCTCTTAGATTTATAGAAGAGTACG GAATCAAGGTAGAAGGAATCTTGCGACAAGCTGCAGCTGTTGATGATGTTGAGCATCGAATTCGAGAATTTGAACAGG GAAAAACAGAGTTTTCGTCAACTGAAGATGCACACGTGATCGCTGATTGTGTCAAG TATTTCTTGCGGGAGTTGCCATCTTCTCCTGTCCCTGCATCTTGCTGCAATGCACTTCTAGAAGCATTTCGTAAGTCTGTTG GAAGAGATCGTAGCAATCGAGTTAATAACATGCGAGTGGCAATATTGGAAACTTTCCCTGAGCCAAACCGTCGATTATTGGAAAG AATTCTATTGATGATGCAACTTGTGGCTTCTCACAAATCTGAGAACCGAATGAGCACGTCAGCTGTTGCTGCTTGTATGGCACCCCTACTTCTTCGTCCCCTTTTAGCTGGTGAAtgtgaaattgaaaatgattttGATATGGGAGGTGATGGTTCCATTCAACTTCTGCAAGCAGCCGCTGCAGCTAATCATGCTCAAGCCATTGTGATAACCTTATTGGAGGAGTATGACAAGATATTTGGT ATTGTCCAGGAAGCTGTCATGTCCCCTGGACTATACTCTGATTCAGAAGAATGTGAAAGTGAGGATGAGGAGGTAACAGATGATGATGAGTCCTACGAAGACGATGATCAGGATGATGTGTACACTGATGATGATCTCAACGATGCATCAACTGGAACTGTGAGTGATGATGATCATCTTCTTGAAGATAAG ATGCAGGGTGGCGATGATCTTAGATCTCTTTCCAAGCCCCCTAAAGTAGCTAATGATTCTAAATTTGGGGAGTTGTCAAATTCAGTTCAAACTTCATTACCTTCACCCCATCATGTAGCAAGGGATAAGAATTTCCTGGGACAAAGTAAGAATAATTTGACAATGCAAACAATTGAGTCTGATGAAATTATATCGGACAATGAGCAAACTGGGGATCCATCTGCATGCATTCAAAAAAATAGGAGCATGTCCAATGGACCTGTGCATGAAATTAGGTCTCCAACCCATTGGGGACGTTTGCCT GCAAAGAAGAACCTTTCTTTGGGATCTGTTGATTTTTCGTCCGGTGATGA AGATGAAATTGCAAAGCTGGAGGCAACAAAAACTGAATTACAACAAAGAATTTCTGAAGAG GTTAAAGGTAACGAAGCTCTGCAAACCAGCTTGGGACAAAAAAAGAAAGTGCTGCATGAGCGACGTCTAGTACTTGAGCAAGAT GTAGCAAGACTTCAGGAAGAGCTGCAAAGGGAGAGAGATAAGAGAGCTGTTCTGGAAAGGGGACTTAGCAAATCTGATGGACCTGTTCCTCCTGGAGTTGATGAAAAA ATTATGGCCGAGGTTGATGAAATAAATCATATGGAGGCAGATGTAACCAATTTGGAGCAGAAGGTTGATGATCTTAATTTGCAGTTGAATCAACAGCGAGAGCAAAATAACAGCTCCTCCCATGAACAAAGCAAGCATCCATCTCAAAACCAGCAGCCAGATCCAGCGCCTAATAGCGACTCCAAAAGTTCAACCAACTCCAGAAGTTCAACGAATTCCAAGAGGTCTAGCTTAAGGAGTGAG GGAGTGAATTCTACTGCTTCTGCGCTGTCAAAGTTGACAACTCGACTCAATTTTCTGAAAGAGCGACGCGTGCAACTCAGTACAGCTCCGACGGTGGGAAGTCCTGTACATAGAGGATCAGACACTGGTCAGGCACCCCGAACAGCAGACAAGAGCCAAGGTCCTGAAGTTCGTGTAGTTCAAAATTCAGACAGAGGCAGAGGATCAGAAGGCTCTCGTTCTGACAAAGGGCTGAGGACAGAAGGTCAATCacataaaaattaa
- the LOC136235537 gene encoding rho GTPase-activating protein REN1-like isoform X3 — protein sequence MTINKAANTESSQGDVGAPRTPPGHPPQGPYENVRYRTGNTVLKSGPLFISSKGIGWTSWKKRWFILTRTSLVFFRSDPSVVPQRGSEVNLTLGGIDLNNSGSVVVKADKRLLTVLFPDGRDGRAFTLKAETSDDLYEWKTALENALSQAPSSALTMGQNGILKNDQTDSADAPFEQSKDKVPAKGLVLGRPVLLALEDVDGSPSFLEKALRFIEEYGIKVEGILRQAAAVDDVEHRIREFEQGKTEFSSTEDAHVIADCVKYFLRELPSSPVPASCCNALLEAFRKSVGRDRSNRVNNMRVAILETFPEPNRRLLERILLMMQLVASHKSENRMSTSAVAACMAPLLLRPLLAGECEIENDFDMGGDGSIQLLQAAAAANHAQAIVITLLEEYDKIFGEAVMSPGLYSDSEECESEDEEVTDDDESYEDDDQDDVYTDDDLNDASTGTVSDDDHLLEDKMQGGDDLRSLSKPPKVANDSKFGELSNSVQTSLPSPHHVARDKNFLGQSKNNLTMQTIESDEIISDNEQTGDPSACIQKNRSMSNGPVHEIRSPTHWGRLPAKKNLSLGSVDFSSGDEDEIAKLEATKTELQQRISEEVKGNEALQTSLGQKKKVLHERRLVLEQDVARLQEELQRERDKRAVLERGLSKSDGPVPPGVDEKIMAEVDEINHMEADVTNLEQKVDDLNLQLNQQREQNNSSSHEQSKHPSQNQQPDPAPNSDSKSSTNSRSSTNSKRSSLRSEGVNSTASALSKLTTRLNFLKERRVQLSTAPTVGSPVHRGSDTGQAPRTADKSQGPEVRVVQNSDRGRGSEGSRSDKGLRTEGQSHKN from the exons ATGACCATTAATAAAGCCGCTAACACAGAATCGTCTCAG GGAGATGTCGGTGCTCCTCGAACTCCTCCAGGTCATCCGCCTCAGGGACCGTACGAAAATGTTCGTTATCGTACTGGAAATAcg GTTTTAAAGAGCGGGCCACTTTTTATATCATCTAAAG GAATCGGATGGACTTCATGGAAGAAAAGGTGGTTTATTCTAACCCGAACATCACTTGTTTTCTTCAGAAGTGATCCT AGTGTCGTTCCTCAAAGAGGGAGTGAAGTAAACTTAACCCTTGGTGGTATTGACCTCAACAATTCAGGCAG TGTGGTTGTAAAGGCAGACAAAAGACTCTTGACTGTTCTCTTTCCTGATGGTCGGGATGGCCGAGCTTTCACTCTAAAG GCTGAAACGTCAGACGATTTATATGAGTGGAAGACTGCCCTTGAGAATGCTCTATCGCAAGCACCAAGTTCTGCACTCACGATGGGGCAAAATGGTATCTTGAAGAATGACCAAACTGATAGTGCTGATGCTCCTTTCGAACAGT CAAAGGACAAAGTGCCCGCGAAAGGTTTGGTCCTCGGCAGGCCAGTTTTGCTTGCTCTAGAAGATGTTGATGGATCTCCTTCTTTTCTAGAAAAGGCTCTTAGATTTATAGAAGAGTACG GAATCAAGGTAGAAGGAATCTTGCGACAAGCTGCAGCTGTTGATGATGTTGAGCATCGAATTCGAGAATTTGAACAGG GAAAAACAGAGTTTTCGTCAACTGAAGATGCACACGTGATCGCTGATTGTGTCAAG TATTTCTTGCGGGAGTTGCCATCTTCTCCTGTCCCTGCATCTTGCTGCAATGCACTTCTAGAAGCATTTCGTAAGTCTGTTG GAAGAGATCGTAGCAATCGAGTTAATAACATGCGAGTGGCAATATTGGAAACTTTCCCTGAGCCAAACCGTCGATTATTGGAAAG AATTCTATTGATGATGCAACTTGTGGCTTCTCACAAATCTGAGAACCGAATGAGCACGTCAGCTGTTGCTGCTTGTATGGCACCCCTACTTCTTCGTCCCCTTTTAGCTGGTGAAtgtgaaattgaaaatgattttGATATGGGAGGTGATGGTTCCATTCAACTTCTGCAAGCAGCCGCTGCAGCTAATCATGCTCAAGCCATTGTGATAACCTTATTGGAGGAGTATGACAAGATATTTGGT GAAGCTGTCATGTCCCCTGGACTATACTCTGATTCAGAAGAATGTGAAAGTGAGGATGAGGAGGTAACAGATGATGATGAGTCCTACGAAGACGATGATCAGGATGATGTGTACACTGATGATGATCTCAACGATGCATCAACTGGAACTGTGAGTGATGATGATCATCTTCTTGAAGATAAG ATGCAGGGTGGCGATGATCTTAGATCTCTTTCCAAGCCCCCTAAAGTAGCTAATGATTCTAAATTTGGGGAGTTGTCAAATTCAGTTCAAACTTCATTACCTTCACCCCATCATGTAGCAAGGGATAAGAATTTCCTGGGACAAAGTAAGAATAATTTGACAATGCAAACAATTGAGTCTGATGAAATTATATCGGACAATGAGCAAACTGGGGATCCATCTGCATGCATTCAAAAAAATAGGAGCATGTCCAATGGACCTGTGCATGAAATTAGGTCTCCAACCCATTGGGGACGTTTGCCT GCAAAGAAGAACCTTTCTTTGGGATCTGTTGATTTTTCGTCCGGTGATGA AGATGAAATTGCAAAGCTGGAGGCAACAAAAACTGAATTACAACAAAGAATTTCTGAAGAG GTTAAAGGTAACGAAGCTCTGCAAACCAGCTTGGGACAAAAAAAGAAAGTGCTGCATGAGCGACGTCTAGTACTTGAGCAAGAT GTAGCAAGACTTCAGGAAGAGCTGCAAAGGGAGAGAGATAAGAGAGCTGTTCTGGAAAGGGGACTTAGCAAATCTGATGGACCTGTTCCTCCTGGAGTTGATGAAAAA ATTATGGCCGAGGTTGATGAAATAAATCATATGGAGGCAGATGTAACCAATTTGGAGCAGAAGGTTGATGATCTTAATTTGCAGTTGAATCAACAGCGAGAGCAAAATAACAGCTCCTCCCATGAACAAAGCAAGCATCCATCTCAAAACCAGCAGCCAGATCCAGCGCCTAATAGCGACTCCAAAAGTTCAACCAACTCCAGAAGTTCAACGAATTCCAAGAGGTCTAGCTTAAGGAGTGAG GGAGTGAATTCTACTGCTTCTGCGCTGTCAAAGTTGACAACTCGACTCAATTTTCTGAAAGAGCGACGCGTGCAACTCAGTACAGCTCCGACGGTGGGAAGTCCTGTACATAGAGGATCAGACACTGGTCAGGCACCCCGAACAGCAGACAAGAGCCAAGGTCCTGAAGTTCGTGTAGTTCAAAATTCAGACAGAGGCAGAGGATCAGAAGGCTCTCGTTCTGACAAAGGGCTGAGGACAGAAGGTCAATCacataaaaattaa
- the LOC136235537 gene encoding rho GTPase-activating protein REN1-like isoform X12, with protein MGQNGILKNDQTDSADAPFEQSKDKVPAKGLVLGRPVLLALEDVDGSPSFLEKALRFIEEYGIKVEGILRQAAAVDDVEHRIREFEQGKTEFSSTEDAHVIADCVKYFLRELPSSPVPASCCNALLEAFRKSVGRDRSNRVNNMRVAILETFPEPNRRLLERILLMMQLVASHKSENRMSTSAVAACMAPLLLRPLLAGECEIENDFDMGGDGSIQLLQAAAAANHAQAIVITLLEEYDKIFGIVQEAVMSPGLYSDSEECESEDEEVTDDDESYEDDDQDDVYTDDDLNDASTGTVSDDDHLLEDKMQGGDDLRSLSKPPKVANDSKFGELSNSVQTSLPSPHHVARDKNFLGQSKNNLTMQTIESDEIISDNEQTGDPSACIQKNRSMSNGPVHEIRSPTHWGRLPAKKNLSLGSVDFSSGDEDEIAKLEATKTELQQRISEEVKGNEALQTSLGQKKKVLHERRLVLEQDVARLQEELQRERDKRAVLERGLSKSDGPVPPGVDEKIMAEVDEINHMEADVTNLEQKVDDLNLQLNQQREQNNSSSHEQSKHPSQNQQPDPAPNSDSKSSTNSRSSTNSKRSSLRSEGVNSTASALSKLTTRLNFLKERRVQLSTAPTVGSPVHRGSDTGQAPRTADKSQGPEVRVVQNSDRGRGSEGSRSDKGLRTEGQSHKN; from the exons ATGGGGCAAAATGGTATCTTGAAGAATGACCAAACTGATAGTGCTGATGCTCCTTTCGAACAGT CAAAGGACAAAGTGCCCGCGAAAGGTTTGGTCCTCGGCAGGCCAGTTTTGCTTGCTCTAGAAGATGTTGATGGATCTCCTTCTTTTCTAGAAAAGGCTCTTAGATTTATAGAAGAGTACG GAATCAAGGTAGAAGGAATCTTGCGACAAGCTGCAGCTGTTGATGATGTTGAGCATCGAATTCGAGAATTTGAACAGG GAAAAACAGAGTTTTCGTCAACTGAAGATGCACACGTGATCGCTGATTGTGTCAAG TATTTCTTGCGGGAGTTGCCATCTTCTCCTGTCCCTGCATCTTGCTGCAATGCACTTCTAGAAGCATTTCGTAAGTCTGTTG GAAGAGATCGTAGCAATCGAGTTAATAACATGCGAGTGGCAATATTGGAAACTTTCCCTGAGCCAAACCGTCGATTATTGGAAAG AATTCTATTGATGATGCAACTTGTGGCTTCTCACAAATCTGAGAACCGAATGAGCACGTCAGCTGTTGCTGCTTGTATGGCACCCCTACTTCTTCGTCCCCTTTTAGCTGGTGAAtgtgaaattgaaaatgattttGATATGGGAGGTGATGGTTCCATTCAACTTCTGCAAGCAGCCGCTGCAGCTAATCATGCTCAAGCCATTGTGATAACCTTATTGGAGGAGTATGACAAGATATTTGGT ATTGTCCAGGAAGCTGTCATGTCCCCTGGACTATACTCTGATTCAGAAGAATGTGAAAGTGAGGATGAGGAGGTAACAGATGATGATGAGTCCTACGAAGACGATGATCAGGATGATGTGTACACTGATGATGATCTCAACGATGCATCAACTGGAACTGTGAGTGATGATGATCATCTTCTTGAAGATAAG ATGCAGGGTGGCGATGATCTTAGATCTCTTTCCAAGCCCCCTAAAGTAGCTAATGATTCTAAATTTGGGGAGTTGTCAAATTCAGTTCAAACTTCATTACCTTCACCCCATCATGTAGCAAGGGATAAGAATTTCCTGGGACAAAGTAAGAATAATTTGACAATGCAAACAATTGAGTCTGATGAAATTATATCGGACAATGAGCAAACTGGGGATCCATCTGCATGCATTCAAAAAAATAGGAGCATGTCCAATGGACCTGTGCATGAAATTAGGTCTCCAACCCATTGGGGACGTTTGCCT GCAAAGAAGAACCTTTCTTTGGGATCTGTTGATTTTTCGTCCGGTGATGA AGATGAAATTGCAAAGCTGGAGGCAACAAAAACTGAATTACAACAAAGAATTTCTGAAGAG GTTAAAGGTAACGAAGCTCTGCAAACCAGCTTGGGACAAAAAAAGAAAGTGCTGCATGAGCGACGTCTAGTACTTGAGCAAGAT GTAGCAAGACTTCAGGAAGAGCTGCAAAGGGAGAGAGATAAGAGAGCTGTTCTGGAAAGGGGACTTAGCAAATCTGATGGACCTGTTCCTCCTGGAGTTGATGAAAAA ATTATGGCCGAGGTTGATGAAATAAATCATATGGAGGCAGATGTAACCAATTTGGAGCAGAAGGTTGATGATCTTAATTTGCAGTTGAATCAACAGCGAGAGCAAAATAACAGCTCCTCCCATGAACAAAGCAAGCATCCATCTCAAAACCAGCAGCCAGATCCAGCGCCTAATAGCGACTCCAAAAGTTCAACCAACTCCAGAAGTTCAACGAATTCCAAGAGGTCTAGCTTAAGGAGTGAG GGAGTGAATTCTACTGCTTCTGCGCTGTCAAAGTTGACAACTCGACTCAATTTTCTGAAAGAGCGACGCGTGCAACTCAGTACAGCTCCGACGGTGGGAAGTCCTGTACATAGAGGATCAGACACTGGTCAGGCACCCCGAACAGCAGACAAGAGCCAAGGTCCTGAAGTTCGTGTAGTTCAAAATTCAGACAGAGGCAGAGGATCAGAAGGCTCTCGTTCTGACAAAGGGCTGAGGACAGAAGGTCAATCacataaaaattaa